A region from the Triticum aestivum cultivar Chinese Spring chromosome 3D, IWGSC CS RefSeq v2.1, whole genome shotgun sequence genome encodes:
- the LOC123078901 gene encoding putative D-cysteine desulfhydrase 2, mitochondrial isoform X2, producing MRPAPVLAAGGRTVGNILSATEWMLPSPATQVHTISVLPSHSPSPAPQFAFSNLTTASKSSGGKGDQQGTPRFDVVRDDLLHPLANGNKARKLDALLPLLRRRGATDVITCGGCQSAHAAAVAVHCAEWGIRPHLLLRGEQLDVPTGYNLISLMFGNVTYASRSVYAHRDEMLYEHAKKVAGNSGTVLWADDIVRDNLAVDEETVLENDSRRVVIIKEGAGTVQALLGVMRLVEHLSCLSSFHNDEEVHIVVDAGTGTTAVGLALGAVCLGLHWRVTAVMLADTLERYQEQEKSLISDFKGLCHEDCHHLVGTDGLVHWVDRSSPRSILMNVIAGSDFFPTFN from the exons ATGCGGCCAGCGCCGGTGCTCGCCGCCGGCGGCAGGACGGTCGGAAACATTCTCTCCGCCACGGAGTGGATGCTTCCCTCTCCGGCCACCCAAGTCCACACCATCTCCGTCCTCCCCTCCCACTCACCGTCCCCTGCTCCCCAGTTCGCCTTCTCCAACCTCACCACCGCGTCGAAGAGCAGCGGCGGTAAAGGGGACCAGCAGGGGACTCCGAGATTCGACGTGGTGCGGGACGACCTCCTCCATCCCCTGGCCAACGGTAACAAGGCCCGGAAGCTCGACGCCCTCCTGCCGCTCCTCCGCCGGCGGGGTGCCACCGACGTG ATAACATGCGGGGGTTGCCAGAGCGCCCATGCAGCAGCCGTCG CGGTCCATTGTGCAGAATGGGGAATCAGGCCACACCTACTGCTGAGAGGAGAGCAACTAGATGTGCCGACAGGCTACAATTTGATCTCTTTGATGTTTGGCAACGTGACCTATGCATCTCGGTCGGTCTATGCACATCGAGATGAGATGCTTTATGAGCACGCCAAGAAGGTTGCTGGTAACAGCGGCACCGTGCTGTGGGCTGATGATATTGTCAGGGATAATTTAGCTGTGGATGAAGAGACTGTCCTTGAAAATGATTCAAGAAGAGTGGTGATTATTAAGGAAGGGGCTGGCACTGTTCAAGCGCTACTAG GTGTTATGCGACTAGTGGAGCACCTCTCTTGTTTGTCGTCATTTCATAATGATGAGGAAGTTCATATTGTGGTGGATGCTGGGACAGGCACAACAGCTGTTGGGTTAGCTCTTGGAGCGGTATGTCTAGG ACTTCATTGGAGGGTAACTGCTGTCATGCTTGCTGATACACTTGAAAGATACCAAGAACAGGAGAAGTCCCTGATATCTGATTTCAAGGGGCTTTGCCATGAAGACTGCCATCACTTGGTAGGAACAGATGGCCTGGTTCATTGGGTGGACCGCTCTTCGCCGAGAAG TATCCTGATGAATGTGATTGCGGGATCGGACTTTTTCCCAACCTTTAACTGA
- the LOC123078901 gene encoding putative D-cysteine desulfhydrase 2, mitochondrial isoform X1, with translation MRPAPVLAAGGRTVGNILSATEWMLPSPATQVHTISVLPSHSPSPAPQFAFSNLTTASKSSGGKGDQQGTPRFDVVRDDLLHPLANGNKARKLDALLPLLRRRGATDVITCGGCQSAHAAAVAVHCAEWGIRPHLLLRGEQLDVPTGYNLISLMFGNVTYASRSVYAHRDEMLYEHAKKVAGNSGTVLWADDIVRDNLAVDEETVLENDSRRVVIIKEGAGTVQALLGVMRLVEHLSCLSSFHNDEEVHIVVDAGTGTTAVGLALGAVCLGLHWRVTAVMLADTLERYQEQEKSLISDFKGLCHEDCHHLVGTDGLVHWVDRSSPRRFGKVLGGEIASCRQVARQTGILLDPVYTLAAWEQAVDLCRGDGREAKVAMIHTGGTLGLFGLAQRYPQHFAATANGQA, from the exons ATGCGGCCAGCGCCGGTGCTCGCCGCCGGCGGCAGGACGGTCGGAAACATTCTCTCCGCCACGGAGTGGATGCTTCCCTCTCCGGCCACCCAAGTCCACACCATCTCCGTCCTCCCCTCCCACTCACCGTCCCCTGCTCCCCAGTTCGCCTTCTCCAACCTCACCACCGCGTCGAAGAGCAGCGGCGGTAAAGGGGACCAGCAGGGGACTCCGAGATTCGACGTGGTGCGGGACGACCTCCTCCATCCCCTGGCCAACGGTAACAAGGCCCGGAAGCTCGACGCCCTCCTGCCGCTCCTCCGCCGGCGGGGTGCCACCGACGTG ATAACATGCGGGGGTTGCCAGAGCGCCCATGCAGCAGCCGTCG CGGTCCATTGTGCAGAATGGGGAATCAGGCCACACCTACTGCTGAGAGGAGAGCAACTAGATGTGCCGACAGGCTACAATTTGATCTCTTTGATGTTTGGCAACGTGACCTATGCATCTCGGTCGGTCTATGCACATCGAGATGAGATGCTTTATGAGCACGCCAAGAAGGTTGCTGGTAACAGCGGCACCGTGCTGTGGGCTGATGATATTGTCAGGGATAATTTAGCTGTGGATGAAGAGACTGTCCTTGAAAATGATTCAAGAAGAGTGGTGATTATTAAGGAAGGGGCTGGCACTGTTCAAGCGCTACTAG GTGTTATGCGACTAGTGGAGCACCTCTCTTGTTTGTCGTCATTTCATAATGATGAGGAAGTTCATATTGTGGTGGATGCTGGGACAGGCACAACAGCTGTTGGGTTAGCTCTTGGAGCGGTATGTCTAGG ACTTCATTGGAGGGTAACTGCTGTCATGCTTGCTGATACACTTGAAAGATACCAAGAACAGGAGAAGTCCCTGATATCTGATTTCAAGGGGCTTTGCCATGAAGACTGCCATCACTTGGTAGGAACAGATGGCCTGGTTCATTGGGTGGACCGCTCTTCGCCGAGAAG ATTCGGCAAGGTGCTGGGTGGCGAAATCGCGTCGTGCCGGCAGGTGGCCCGGCAAACGGGCATCCTGCTGGATCCCGTGTACACCTTGGCCGCCTGGGAGCAGGCCGTGGATCTGTGCCGCGGAGACGGCAGAGAGGCCAAAGTGGCCATGATCCACACCGGCGGAACGCTCGGGCTGTTCGGACTGGCGCAAAGGTATCCCCAGCACTTCGCCGCGACCGCGAACGGTCAGGCTTGA
- the LOC123078902 gene encoding farnesyl pyrophosphate synthase isoform X2, producing the protein MAAAAQGEASTGTTAATFRRVYETLKAELLRDDSFGFDDDALRWIDAMLDYNVLGGKLNRGLAVVESYKLLKAGSEPSEEEEFLACILGWGIEWLQAYFLILDDIMDNSQTRRGKPCWYRLPKVGLIAINDGLVLRSQISRIFKRYFHGKPYYVDLLDLFNEVDFKTTSGELLDQITTSEGQKDLSKYTVDVYRRIVEYKTAYYSFYLPVGCALLLSGGSLDDYVQVKHILVEMGIYFQIQDDYLDCFGDPEVMGKIGTDIEDFKCSWLFVQALVRVDERQKDILFENYGKSDPACVAKVKALYKELNLEAVFSEYEREIYEKLISDIEAQPNEAVQAVLKSFLHKIYRRMK; encoded by the exons ATGGCCGCGGCGGCGCAGGGCGAAGcgagcacgggcacgacggcggcgacGTTCCGGCGCGTGTACGAGACCCTCAAGGCCGAGCTTCTCCGGGACGACTCCTTCGGCTTCGACGACGACGCCCTCCGATGGATCGACGCC ATGTTGGACTACAACGTGCTTGGTG GAAAGCTGAACCGCGGCTTGGCTGTTGTTGAGAGCTACAAATTGTTGAAAGCAGGATCCGAACCAAGCGAGGAGGAAGAGTTCCTTGCTTGCATTCTTGGCTGGGGCATTGAATGG CTTCAGGCTTATTTCCTCATTCTTGATGATATTATGGATAATTCCCAAACTAGGCGAGGAAAACCATGTTGGTATAGGCTTCCAAAG GTTGGCCTCATTGCTATAAATGATGGACTTGTCCTGCGCAGCCAAATATCACGGATCTTCAAGCGTTATTTTCACGGGAAACCTTACTATGTTGATCTCCTAGACTTATTCAATGAG GTCGACTTCAAGACGACTTCTGGCGAGTTGTTAGACCAAATTACAACAAGTGAAGGGCAAAAAGATCTGAGCAAATACACTGTAGATGT TTACAGGCGCATTGTAGAATACAAAACAGCTTACTATTCATTCTATTTGCCG GTCGGTTGTGCACTGCTGTTGTCCGGTGGGAGTTTGGATGATTATGTTCAAGTGAAGCATATCCTAGTTGAAATGGGTATTTACTTCCAAATTCAG GACGATTATCTTGACTGTTTTGGTGATCCAGAAGTTATGGGCAAG ATTGGAACTGATATCGAAGACTTCAAGTGCTCTTGGCTGTTTGTTCAAGCACTAGTGCGTGTCGATGAGAGGCAAAAAGACATCTTATTT GAAAATTACGGGAAATCAGATCCTGCTTGTGTTGCAAAAGTGAAGGCGCTGTATAAAGAGCTCAATCTGGAG GCGGTGTTCTCTGAGTACGAAAGGGAGATTTACGAAAAGCTGATCTCAGACATCGAAGCGCAGCCGAATGAAGCTGTGCAGGCAGTGTTGAAATCGTTTTTGCATAAAATCTACAGAAGGATGAAGTAG
- the LOC123078902 gene encoding farnesyl pyrophosphate synthase isoform X1, protein MAAAAQGEASTGTTAATFRRVYETLKAELLRDDSFGFDDDALRWIDAMLDYNVLGGKLNRGLAVVESYKLLKAGSEPSEEEEFLACILGWGIEWLQAYFLILDDIMDNSQTRRGKPCWYRLPKVGLIAINDGLVLRSQISRIFKRYFHGKPYYVDLLDLFNEVDFKTTSGELLDQITTSEGQKDLSKYTVDVYRRIVEYKTAYYSFYLPVGCALLLSGGSLDDYVQVKHILVEMGIYFQIQVILFIVHLSCHFKTYFLFGIYVLESGIIARFSFQDDYLDCFGDPEVMGKIGTDIEDFKCSWLFVQALVRVDERQKDILFENYGKSDPACVAKVKALYKELNLEAVFSEYEREIYEKLISDIEAQPNEAVQAVLKSFLHKIYRRMK, encoded by the exons ATGGCCGCGGCGGCGCAGGGCGAAGcgagcacgggcacgacggcggcgacGTTCCGGCGCGTGTACGAGACCCTCAAGGCCGAGCTTCTCCGGGACGACTCCTTCGGCTTCGACGACGACGCCCTCCGATGGATCGACGCC ATGTTGGACTACAACGTGCTTGGTG GAAAGCTGAACCGCGGCTTGGCTGTTGTTGAGAGCTACAAATTGTTGAAAGCAGGATCCGAACCAAGCGAGGAGGAAGAGTTCCTTGCTTGCATTCTTGGCTGGGGCATTGAATGG CTTCAGGCTTATTTCCTCATTCTTGATGATATTATGGATAATTCCCAAACTAGGCGAGGAAAACCATGTTGGTATAGGCTTCCAAAG GTTGGCCTCATTGCTATAAATGATGGACTTGTCCTGCGCAGCCAAATATCACGGATCTTCAAGCGTTATTTTCACGGGAAACCTTACTATGTTGATCTCCTAGACTTATTCAATGAG GTCGACTTCAAGACGACTTCTGGCGAGTTGTTAGACCAAATTACAACAAGTGAAGGGCAAAAAGATCTGAGCAAATACACTGTAGATGT TTACAGGCGCATTGTAGAATACAAAACAGCTTACTATTCATTCTATTTGCCG GTCGGTTGTGCACTGCTGTTGTCCGGTGGGAGTTTGGATGATTATGTTCAAGTGAAGCATATCCTAGTTGAAATGGGTATTTACTTCCAAATTCAGGTGATACTTTTCATAGTACATTTATCTTGTCACTTTAAGACATACTTTCTTTTCGGTATTTATGTTCTCGAAAGTGGTATAATCGCCAGATTCTCCTTTCAGGACGATTATCTTGACTGTTTTGGTGATCCAGAAGTTATGGGCAAG ATTGGAACTGATATCGAAGACTTCAAGTGCTCTTGGCTGTTTGTTCAAGCACTAGTGCGTGTCGATGAGAGGCAAAAAGACATCTTATTT GAAAATTACGGGAAATCAGATCCTGCTTGTGTTGCAAAAGTGAAGGCGCTGTATAAAGAGCTCAATCTGGAG GCGGTGTTCTCTGAGTACGAAAGGGAGATTTACGAAAAGCTGATCTCAGACATCGAAGCGCAGCCGAATGAAGCTGTGCAGGCAGTGTTGAAATCGTTTTTGCATAAAATCTACAGAAGGATGAAGTAG
- the LOC123078902 gene encoding uncharacterized protein isoform X3 has product MAAAAQGEASTGTTAATFRRVYETLKAELLRDDSFGFDDDALRWIDAMLDYNVLGGKLNRGLAVVESYKLLKAGSEPSEEEEFLACILGWGIEWLQAYFLILDDIMDNSQTRRGKPCWYRLPKSLQRCMFLTGVLHGIVPCYCTLSDRHMNTPVICPVCRTDPEDLRHMLFFCDRAKSVWKELGLSETIEAAATDERSGSVILERLLCAEISGGNIPIANGIEMIMVAGWYLWWDRRKISHKETCGSAARSAMSIRGATGALIRDCTGAFIAASCSYKIHAMDAATMEAQALLEGLRLADDMGDFLCCHRM; this is encoded by the exons ATGGCCGCGGCGGCGCAGGGCGAAGcgagcacgggcacgacggcggcgacGTTCCGGCGCGTGTACGAGACCCTCAAGGCCGAGCTTCTCCGGGACGACTCCTTCGGCTTCGACGACGACGCCCTCCGATGGATCGACGCC ATGTTGGACTACAACGTGCTTGGTG GAAAGCTGAACCGCGGCTTGGCTGTTGTTGAGAGCTACAAATTGTTGAAAGCAGGATCCGAACCAAGCGAGGAGGAAGAGTTCCTTGCTTGCATTCTTGGCTGGGGCATTGAATGG CTTCAGGCTTATTTCCTCATTCTTGATGATATTATGGATAATTCCCAAACTAGGCGAGGAAAACCATGTTGGTATAGGCTTCCAAAG TCCCTCCAAAGGTGCATGTTTTTAACTGGAGTGCTGCATGGGATTGTACCGTGCTACTGTACTTTATCCGATCGTCATATGAACACTCCAGTTATTTGTCCTGTGTGCCGTACTGATCCAGAGGATCTTCGGCATATGTTATTCTTTTGTGACAGAGCAAAATCAGTGTGGAAGGAACTGGGTTTGAGTGAAACTATTGAAGCTGCAGCGACCGATGAGCGTTCTGGTTCAGTCATTTTGGAACGTCTGTTGTGTGCTGAAATCTCTGGAGGCAACATCCCAATTGCTAATGGAATTGAGATGATTATGGTGGCTGGATGGTACTTATGGTGGGATCGCCGGAAAATTTCTCACAAGGAAACCTGCGGTTCAGCAGCTCGATCAGCCATGAGCATTAGAG GTGCTACTGGTGCATTGATACGAGACTGTACAGGGGCGTTTATTGCTGCTTCCTGCTCGTACAAGATACACGCCATGGATGCGGCCACGATGGAAGCGCAAGCGTTATTGGAAGGCTTGCGTCTAGCCGATGATATGGGGGATTTTCTCTGTTGCCATCGAATGTGA